The Nitrospira sp. KM1 genome includes a window with the following:
- a CDS encoding YdbH domain-containing protein gives MTRRFRPPVLLLCFILGMTLLWLSFPFVTAFSLTQWLLYRGYRDVTVHIGYPGLRSVRIFEIRFAKALNDEQYSIHAKNCSLEWSVSSLLSGQFDRVVLPDAAVALTSASRRDIPATRVGQAPADASASTNIVTVNDLVEGIPTLPFVTLQMDHMTVLREQATGPLRELTIEGTVQQHSEGVFAQFSVRGSGTQSYLLRVTDLTTQVMSIRLDRGDQTKTPIVYWRSEAVPRGTETQLKGQIEIDVDQLAPFIDVALPIGPELRQVSGKIRASWSGTASSLVSVTSIWRHPDTRIQGMMQSDIHLPEIKGVGKNLALTMTGRFSGNSTRLLWAIDAGKLGAATVDVQYVPFLRQIQQYLPTGVHALRIECRQGMTGELSWVSSPAHFLIRGPITISHGSRPFDWSGQVVVADIAGIGKTIETSSGTFNLSGRLPKALLEATHARAANMKVLGSFTIDRSRIRASIEKPTSITIDGIRHPRAEVDHLRVFLQRSMPIAFDVQSKEWDIGSSAVTIRLGEIRADHLRLSSQPVRLDLKSAGGSRLSWSVTGSVAMSSVTFLDKARVPVTDWTVHFSADPGIMKAEFQVQAHNIPVPLTVHAQYGLSIGRGALRGELGPVSFDHEAVLIRTMPFFSSYPVSLTGGKLFVRFDADWKEGPSHLIQFQGGRAEIVLQGLSGRFQEVLFHGAETTVSMAAKGFDSLSTLRPAQVTVTSINPGIEMTGLSMTVQAEWMSPAPLPVIEIRDVKVGLLGGTLTSQGVRADLNHPPHTVTFLARQLDLQQILGLEQQRGLHGSGFIDGTVPVTVNSGSVTAREAEFEARPPGGVIRYEPPDGGKTVAQANPAMKLVLQALSNFHYNVLQVGAEYTRDKNLNIKARLEGRNPDLKIAPPVHFNLTVQEHIPALIKSLRIARDIEDSVGANVERP, from the coding sequence ATGACACGGCGTTTCCGTCCCCCAGTTCTCCTTCTCTGCTTCATCCTCGGTATGACCCTATTATGGCTGTCATTTCCGTTCGTGACGGCATTCTCTCTCACGCAATGGCTTCTGTACCGCGGCTATAGGGATGTGACGGTGCATATCGGTTACCCCGGACTGAGGAGTGTGCGGATATTCGAGATACGGTTCGCAAAAGCCCTGAATGACGAACAATATTCGATTCATGCAAAAAATTGTAGTCTCGAGTGGAGTGTGTCCAGCCTGTTGAGCGGACAGTTTGATCGGGTTGTCCTTCCGGACGCTGCTGTCGCGCTCACGTCGGCATCACGAAGGGACATCCCTGCTACGAGGGTCGGCCAGGCACCCGCCGATGCCTCGGCGTCGACAAATATTGTGACGGTGAACGACTTGGTGGAAGGGATTCCCACGTTGCCGTTCGTGACGCTGCAAATGGACCATATGACGGTGCTTCGCGAACAGGCGACCGGACCGCTCCGAGAACTCACCATCGAGGGCACAGTTCAACAGCATTCCGAAGGCGTGTTTGCCCAATTCTCCGTCCGAGGCAGCGGCACGCAATCGTATCTGCTGCGAGTGACGGATCTTACCACGCAGGTCATGTCCATCCGGCTTGACCGTGGGGATCAGACTAAGACTCCCATCGTCTATTGGCGCTCAGAGGCTGTTCCCAGAGGCACGGAGACGCAACTTAAAGGACAGATCGAAATCGATGTCGATCAGCTGGCGCCCTTCATTGATGTCGCTTTACCGATTGGCCCTGAACTCCGTCAAGTGTCTGGAAAGATTCGCGCCTCGTGGTCCGGTACGGCCTCGTCGCTTGTCTCAGTCACCTCCATCTGGCGGCATCCTGACACTCGTATTCAGGGGATGATGCAGTCCGATATCCACCTTCCAGAGATCAAGGGGGTCGGCAAGAACCTGGCCCTCACAATGACAGGAAGGTTTTCCGGCAATTCGACACGACTCCTATGGGCCATCGATGCAGGAAAGCTCGGCGCGGCGACAGTGGATGTCCAATACGTTCCGTTTCTCCGGCAGATCCAACAATACCTGCCTACCGGAGTCCATGCCCTTCGTATTGAATGTAGACAAGGAATGACAGGGGAGCTGTCATGGGTATCGTCGCCTGCTCATTTCCTTATCCGAGGCCCCATTACGATTTCTCATGGGAGCCGGCCGTTCGATTGGTCTGGTCAGGTTGTCGTGGCAGATATCGCTGGGATCGGCAAGACGATCGAGACTTCCAGCGGCACATTCAATCTTAGCGGCCGTTTGCCCAAGGCATTGTTGGAGGCAACGCATGCCAGAGCAGCGAACATGAAAGTGTTGGGGTCTTTCACCATCGATCGGTCTCGCATTCGTGCGTCAATTGAAAAGCCTACCTCGATCACGATTGATGGCATTCGGCATCCACGTGCAGAGGTCGATCATCTGAGGGTATTCCTTCAGCGCTCGATGCCGATCGCCTTCGACGTGCAATCGAAAGAATGGGACATCGGCTCGTCGGCAGTGACAATCCGTTTAGGTGAAATCCGAGCGGATCACCTCAGGCTATCCTCCCAACCGGTCAGGCTGGATCTGAAGTCGGCGGGTGGTTCTCGCCTTTCCTGGAGCGTGACCGGATCCGTGGCCATGTCGTCCGTCACCTTTCTGGATAAGGCTCGTGTACCGGTCACGGATTGGACCGTGCATTTCTCGGCGGACCCGGGCATCATGAAGGCTGAATTTCAAGTCCAGGCGCATAACATCCCTGTGCCGCTTACCGTTCATGCGCAATACGGATTGAGCATTGGCCGTGGGGCGTTGCGCGGAGAACTGGGGCCGGTGTCGTTTGACCATGAAGCCGTTCTGATTCGAACGATGCCCTTTTTCTCTTCTTATCCGGTGAGCCTGACCGGAGGGAAACTATTCGTCCGATTCGACGCGGATTGGAAGGAAGGCCCATCCCATCTGATTCAGTTCCAGGGCGGGAGAGCGGAGATCGTGCTGCAGGGTCTTTCCGGCAGGTTTCAGGAGGTGCTCTTTCACGGCGCGGAGACCACCGTGTCCATGGCCGCCAAGGGGTTCGACAGCCTCTCGACCTTGCGGCCAGCGCAGGTGACTGTGACGTCGATCAATCCCGGTATTGAGATGACCGGTCTTTCCATGACGGTGCAAGCTGAGTGGATGAGCCCCGCTCCACTTCCAGTGATCGAGATTCGCGATGTCAAAGTTGGCCTGCTGGGAGGTACCCTCACCAGTCAAGGTGTTCGGGCAGACCTGAACCACCCACCTCATACCGTGACATTTCTCGCCAGGCAGCTCGACTTGCAGCAAATTCTCGGGCTGGAGCAACAGCGAGGTTTGCACGGAAGTGGGTTCATCGACGGGACCGTGCCTGTGACGGTCAATTCTGGCTCGGTGACAGCGAGGGAAGCCGAATTCGAAGCGCGCCCGCCCGGTGGAGTGATCCGATATGAGCCGCCCGATGGCGGGAAGACGGTCGCGCAGGCGAATCCAGCCATGAAGTTGGTCCTTCAGGCCCTGAGCAATTTTCACTATAATGTCTTGCAGGTCGGCGCCGAGTACACGCGGGACAAGAATTTGAATATCAAGGCACGTCTCGAAGGGCGCAATCCGGATCTGAAGATCGCTCCTCCCGTTCACTTCAACTTGACGGTTCAGGAGCATATCCCTGCACTGATCAAGAGTCTGAGGATCGCCAGAGACATCGAAGACTCGGTCGGTGCGAACGTTGAGAGACCGTAG
- a CDS encoding YnbE family lipoprotein produces MRRRWMLSRAIPYSIVAAILLCSACTPRVEVAAPDKPITINLNVKIDHEIRVKVDKELDQVLSSDGGLF; encoded by the coding sequence ATGAGAAGACGTTGGATGCTGTCCCGGGCGATTCCATATTCAATTGTGGCAGCCATTCTGCTGTGCTCGGCTTGTACGCCGCGAGTGGAGGTGGCGGCACCCGACAAGCCGATTACGATCAATCTGAACGTCAAAATCGATCATGAGATTCGTGTGAAAGTCGATAAGGAGCTCGATCAAGTCTTGTCAAGCGATGGCGGACTCTTTTGA
- a CDS encoding YdbL family protein, with translation MKLSITKLVTGVLTTSLWFVSAIYGMSLDEAKDKGLVGEKMDGYLGVVKSSGSDVQALAEAVNRKRHQAYEDIAKRNRTPMSSVETLAGEKAIHNTKPGHFIEGPEGWIKK, from the coding sequence ATGAAATTGTCAATCACGAAGCTTGTGACGGGAGTTCTTACCACTTCACTCTGGTTCGTGTCGGCTATCTATGGCATGTCTCTCGATGAAGCGAAGGACAAAGGGTTGGTAGGGGAGAAGATGGACGGATATTTGGGAGTCGTGAAATCCTCTGGATCGGATGTCCAGGCGCTTGCCGAAGCGGTCAACCGAAAAAGACATCAGGCCTATGAAGACATTGCTAAGAGAAATCGCACTCCGATGAGTTCCGTGGAAACCTTGGCTGGCGAAAAAGCGATTCATAACACCAAACCCGGTCATTTCATTGAAGGCCCGGAGGGCTGGATCAAGAAGTAG
- a CDS encoding sulfite oxidase-like oxidoreductase yields the protein MNEDSRLTRTKEQWAKARRGGEEREVFEQGDERLPPGQHLVETFPVLDLGFKPEISRHEWRLTIGGFVANPVTWTWEQFLAQPQFQDRSDFHCVTSWSRFDNDWEGVSFKHILSVVQPVSMAKFVLFKSYDDYTTNLPLEACDDTDVLLTHQWNGKPLTRDHGGPVRVIVPKRYAWKGAKWVKEITFSDKDEKGFWEVRGYSNTAFPWLNDRYA from the coding sequence ATGAATGAAGACTCCCGTCTGACGAGAACGAAGGAGCAATGGGCGAAAGCACGCCGGGGCGGTGAAGAACGAGAGGTATTTGAGCAGGGAGACGAACGGCTGCCTCCAGGGCAACACCTGGTGGAGACATTCCCCGTTCTCGATCTGGGATTCAAACCGGAGATCTCTCGGCATGAGTGGAGGTTGACGATCGGCGGCTTCGTCGCGAATCCGGTGACGTGGACGTGGGAACAGTTCCTGGCCCAACCTCAATTCCAAGACCGATCCGATTTTCATTGCGTCACATCATGGAGCCGTTTCGACAATGACTGGGAAGGTGTGAGTTTCAAGCACATCCTGTCAGTGGTACAACCTGTATCGATGGCCAAGTTCGTCCTGTTCAAGTCTTACGACGACTACACAACCAACCTTCCGCTGGAGGCTTGCGACGACACTGACGTCCTTCTTACTCATCAATGGAACGGCAAACCGTTGACACGGGACCATGGCGGGCCCGTCCGTGTCATCGTGCCGAAACGGTATGCATGGAAGGGGGCGAAATGGGTGAAAGAGATTACGTTCTCGGACAAAGACGAAAAAGGGTTTTGGGAAGTCAGAGGCTACTCCAATACAGCCTTCCCCTGGCTGAACGATCGCTACGCGTGA
- a CDS encoding EF-hand domain-containing protein, with translation MSSATVFLTCLAVSSSWGVQASAYGEKSAQALSPRDRPSASQPPVRPESPASSARMPKLSVTAPQHIATGALAIPKSPARPVKKARSSMRSKKSIGKGHGKAVSQPNTHDAYYGLLADRQHYDPRPRSQRAGFPHPRAADLSYDYFQELDRNRDGRIDSMERAVSRLDIDRDLETRR, from the coding sequence ATGTCATCCGCAACAGTCTTCTTGACGTGTTTGGCAGTATCGTCCTCCTGGGGAGTGCAGGCTTCGGCCTACGGCGAAAAGTCTGCGCAGGCACTTTCTCCACGTGACCGACCATCGGCATCGCAGCCGCCAGTGAGGCCGGAAAGCCCTGCATCCTCTGCTCGAATGCCCAAGCTGTCAGTGACCGCCCCGCAGCACATCGCCACCGGAGCACTCGCCATTCCAAAATCACCGGCCCGTCCCGTAAAGAAGGCGCGTTCATCGATGAGGTCTAAAAAGTCTATCGGCAAAGGGCACGGCAAGGCCGTGAGTCAACCGAATACGCATGATGCCTACTATGGCTTGTTGGCAGATCGCCAGCATTACGACCCGCGTCCCCGCTCACAAAGGGCCGGCTTCCCTCATCCCCGCGCTGCAGATCTCTCGTATGATTATTTTCAGGAACTCGATCGCAATCGTGACGGCCGCATCGATTCGATGGAACGTGCAGTGAGCCGCCTGGACATAGACCGCGATCTTGAAACCAGAAGATAA
- a CDS encoding mercuric reductase has protein sequence MPLSADPSPLYPLDEFNQILQANVHPPDWNNPIPQERYNIVVIGAGTAGLIVSVVAAGLGAKVALIERHLMGGDCLNVGCVPSKSLIRSARAWADLRQAQEFGIHIPEGVKFDFNAVMTRMRRLRARISANDAARRYTGLGVDLYIGRGRFMDNETIVVDGHAGHRTLKFSKAALCTGTRPSVPSIPGLQETGYLTNETVFSLKERPRRLAIIGAGPIGCELSQAFARFGSEVFLIEALHGILQQEDRDAADIVERHMARDGVKLLCCSKDVAVARAGHERLLTLKSHGQEYRLTVDDILIGIGRTPNIEDIGLDRVGVELDKNGVRVNERLQTANPRIFAAGDVCSRYKFTHAADATAQVVIQNALFPHPFSLGYASVESLIMPWCTYTTPEIAHVGMYERDAKAKGIEVETYTYKLDEVDRAILDGQEEGFARIHLRKGSDKILGATIVADHAGDLISEYSVLMKAGIGAKTIAGTIHPYPTQAEINKKVVNLWRKAHFTDGQKRVLKRWFAWARRD, from the coding sequence ATGCCGCTAAGCGCTGATCCCAGCCCTCTGTATCCTCTCGACGAGTTCAATCAAATCCTACAGGCCAACGTGCATCCGCCTGACTGGAACAATCCTATACCGCAGGAGCGGTACAACATCGTCGTCATCGGAGCCGGAACCGCGGGGTTGATTGTCTCGGTGGTTGCCGCGGGTCTGGGAGCCAAGGTGGCGCTCATTGAACGTCACTTGATGGGCGGGGACTGTCTCAACGTTGGGTGTGTCCCGTCAAAGAGCCTTATCCGATCGGCAAGGGCCTGGGCAGATCTCCGGCAAGCACAGGAATTCGGCATCCACATTCCGGAAGGCGTAAAATTTGATTTTAATGCGGTCATGACTCGCATGAGAAGACTCCGTGCGCGCATCAGCGCGAACGACGCTGCGCGGCGTTATACGGGGCTGGGAGTCGATCTTTATATCGGCCGAGGGCGTTTCATGGACAATGAAACGATTGTGGTCGATGGGCACGCCGGCCATCGCACGTTGAAGTTTTCGAAAGCAGCACTCTGCACCGGTACTCGGCCATCGGTGCCTTCGATTCCCGGTCTGCAGGAGACCGGATATCTGACGAATGAAACGGTATTTTCTTTGAAGGAAAGACCGAGACGGCTCGCCATTATCGGTGCCGGCCCAATCGGCTGCGAACTCTCGCAAGCCTTTGCACGTTTTGGCAGCGAGGTATTTCTGATAGAGGCCTTGCACGGGATTCTGCAGCAGGAAGATCGTGATGCTGCGGATATCGTCGAGCGGCACATGGCCCGAGACGGCGTCAAATTGCTGTGTTGCAGCAAGGACGTTGCCGTCGCCAGAGCGGGGCATGAGAGGCTCCTCACTCTCAAATCCCACGGCCAAGAGTACAGACTGACTGTTGACGATATTTTGATTGGCATCGGACGAACGCCAAACATAGAAGACATTGGATTAGATCGTGTCGGGGTCGAATTGGACAAGAACGGGGTCCGAGTGAATGAACGACTTCAGACCGCAAATCCGAGGATATTTGCAGCTGGAGACGTCTGTTCACGCTATAAATTTACTCATGCGGCCGATGCCACGGCGCAGGTCGTGATTCAGAACGCTTTGTTTCCCCATCCGTTCAGCCTCGGATATGCCAGCGTGGAATCGCTCATCATGCCCTGGTGCACCTATACCACTCCAGAGATCGCTCACGTCGGTATGTATGAGCGGGATGCGAAGGCCAAAGGTATCGAAGTGGAAACGTACACCTATAAACTTGATGAGGTTGATAGAGCGATTCTCGATGGACAGGAGGAGGGATTCGCGAGAATACATCTGCGAAAGGGTTCGGACAAAATACTGGGTGCCACCATAGTCGCAGATCATGCCGGCGATCTCATCAGTGAATATTCGGTTCTGATGAAAGCAGGGATCGGCGCCAAGACGATCGCAGGCACAATTCACCCGTACCCCACGCAGGCCGAAATAAATAAGAAAGTCGTGAATCTCTGGAGAAAGGCGCACTTTACCGATGGCCAGAAGCGCGTTCTCAAAAGGTGGTTTGCCTGGGCAAGAAGGGATTGA
- a CDS encoding DUF3047 domain-containing protein produces the protein MPGQEGIEKLYNNCLGAKSQVAALVICAGVLFGEARSAEQISVIEAGRFSTASAGLALPDGWKPLTFKKIPQHTAYEVVVDGGIAVVKATSHASASGLINSVSVDPKEYPFMRWRWKIDHVLGNSDVHLKEGDDYPARLYVTFEYDPDKVGLARKLKYKAGKVIFGDIPIAALNYIWDTKSTVGTMVDNAYTDFAKMIVVESGSLKTGKWVEEERNVLEDYQLAFGGDPPKINGVAIMTDTDNTREEATAYYGDISFAKAKKSSADSAN, from the coding sequence TTGCCTGGGCAAGAAGGGATTGAGAAATTGTACAACAACTGTCTGGGGGCAAAGTCCCAGGTTGCTGCGCTCGTCATTTGTGCGGGGGTACTGTTCGGAGAGGCGAGGTCGGCCGAGCAGATTTCCGTCATCGAAGCGGGACGCTTTTCGACCGCTTCCGCCGGCCTTGCTCTGCCGGACGGCTGGAAACCCCTGACGTTCAAAAAAATCCCCCAACATACAGCCTATGAGGTGGTGGTGGATGGAGGAATAGCGGTCGTGAAGGCCACGAGTCATGCCTCGGCATCGGGCCTGATCAACTCCGTTTCAGTTGATCCCAAAGAGTATCCATTCATGCGCTGGCGATGGAAAATCGATCATGTTCTCGGGAACAGTGATGTCCACCTGAAGGAAGGCGACGATTATCCCGCCAGGCTCTATGTGACGTTCGAGTACGATCCCGATAAAGTCGGTTTGGCGCGAAAACTCAAGTATAAGGCAGGCAAAGTCATCTTTGGCGATATACCCATTGCCGCTTTGAACTACATTTGGGACACAAAGAGCACAGTGGGCACTATGGTGGACAATGCATACACGGATTTCGCCAAAATGATCGTCGTCGAGAGTGGTTCTCTGAAAACAGGAAAGTGGGTGGAAGAAGAGCGAAACGTTTTAGAGGATTATCAACTCGCGTTCGGCGGAGATCCCCCCAAGATCAATGGGGTTGCCATCATGACGGATACCGATAACACGAGGGAAGAGGCCACTGCGTATTACGGCGACATTTCATTTGCCAAGGCAAAGAAATCATCAGCAGACAGCGCAAACTGA
- a CDS encoding CCA tRNA nucleotidyltransferase, whose translation MTLIRKLPQAERALLKRLGEVADDRGISLSLVGGVVRDLLLKRKTWDLDLTADEDGIAFAKAIVHRYGGSVVLFERFQTARIVFPDGKKVDITTARRESYRSPAALPNVSAGSLDDDLYRRDFTINAMAISLNAVTFGDLYDPFGGRKDLRSGIIRVLHAGSFIDDPTRIFRAIRFTRRFGFRLERRSATLLNRAAATNMVQRLSGPRLCREILLLLGDASPEKSIETLDRLHLMRFLSRGLSYGQEARRIVRNLNKALQWWRKRFPNRPIDQPMAYLAAVLTGMHTSVVKSVIRRLQLPLAQSDILEWSGSARDRIMRSVSSKSDLRPSQVYHLLEKAPDECIAGLLAGALAHRPGSVVRRLVIARLSRFLQRDRDVTTSITGDDLKRLGLPAGPRFRIILRQIRDAKIDGRIANRPAELELARRLVNRTISRGAVADRAPVFQTSRSTRTGQHG comes from the coding sequence ATGACTTTGATAAGAAAACTGCCACAAGCGGAGCGCGCGCTCCTGAAGCGGCTTGGCGAGGTAGCCGATGACCGCGGCATATCGCTGAGCCTGGTCGGAGGTGTCGTCCGAGACTTATTGTTGAAGAGAAAAACCTGGGATTTGGATCTGACGGCGGATGAAGACGGCATCGCCTTCGCCAAAGCCATCGTGCATCGTTATGGAGGAAGTGTCGTACTGTTTGAACGATTCCAGACGGCGAGAATCGTTTTCCCCGACGGCAAGAAAGTGGATATCACCACTGCTCGGCGAGAGTCGTATAGAAGTCCAGCCGCATTGCCCAACGTCTCAGCAGGATCGCTGGATGATGATCTCTATCGCCGGGATTTTACAATCAATGCCATGGCGATATCGTTGAATGCCGTCACATTTGGAGACCTGTATGATCCGTTCGGTGGACGGAAAGATTTAAGGAGCGGAATCATTCGCGTCTTGCATGCGGGAAGCTTTATCGACGACCCAACCAGGATTTTCCGAGCGATCAGATTTACGCGACGATTCGGGTTCAGACTCGAGCGCAGGTCTGCAACACTGCTTAACCGTGCTGCCGCGACCAACATGGTACAGCGGTTGTCGGGACCCCGTTTGTGCCGAGAAATCCTCTTACTTCTCGGAGACGCGAGCCCTGAGAAATCCATTGAAACATTGGACCGGCTTCACCTGATGCGCTTTCTCTCCCGTGGATTGTCCTACGGTCAAGAGGCGCGTCGAATAGTCCGGAATCTGAACAAGGCGCTACAGTGGTGGCGAAAACGATTTCCAAATCGACCAATCGATCAACCGATGGCGTATCTCGCGGCCGTGCTCACAGGTATGCACACATCGGTGGTGAAATCCGTCATACGGCGGCTGCAACTGCCTTTGGCTCAATCCGATATCCTGGAATGGTCCGGATCTGCACGTGATCGAATCATGCGGTCAGTGTCTTCGAAGAGTGACCTGCGGCCTTCTCAGGTTTATCATTTGCTGGAAAAAGCTCCAGACGAATGCATTGCGGGACTACTCGCAGGAGCCTTGGCGCACAGGCCGGGAAGCGTGGTGAGGCGTCTCGTCATCGCGAGACTGTCCCGGTTTCTGCAACGAGACAGGGATGTGACGACGAGTATTACGGGCGATGATTTGAAGCGGCTTGGATTGCCGGCTGGTCCGCGCTTCAGGATCATACTCAGGCAGATACGGGATGCGAAGATCGACGGCCGTATCGCCAACCGGCCGGCGGAGCTGGAACTGGCACGACGGCTGGTCAATCGTACGATCAGTAGAGGCGCAGTCGCGGATCGCGCTCCAGTTTTCCAAACAAGTCGTTCAACGCGGACTGGACAGCATGGTTGA
- a CDS encoding metal-dependent hydrolase, giving the protein MASPITHAVMAATIAAGMHIPKQAVRYWVLAVFCAEFPDIDVVGFWLNIPYEHWLGHRGITHSIIFAVVFSWGVTHWLVQWTDAEYSRVWLLLFLSTISHTVLDAMTDGGLGVALFAPLNTTRYFFPIHPVRVTPLEPSRAVGPAGMAALLSEVIWVWIPCLVFLAGQRLAGKRVRRSLD; this is encoded by the coding sequence ATGGCTTCGCCGATTACCCATGCGGTGATGGCTGCGACCATTGCGGCCGGGATGCACATTCCGAAACAGGCGGTCAGATATTGGGTTCTTGCCGTCTTCTGTGCCGAATTCCCCGATATCGATGTGGTGGGGTTCTGGCTGAACATTCCTTACGAGCACTGGCTTGGCCATAGAGGAATCACCCACTCCATCATCTTTGCCGTGGTGTTCAGTTGGGGAGTCACGCACTGGCTGGTTCAGTGGACAGATGCGGAGTATTCCAGGGTATGGCTGCTTCTATTTCTGTCCACGATATCGCATACGGTGCTCGATGCGATGACGGACGGTGGACTGGGGGTTGCCCTCTTTGCACCGTTAAACACAACGCGGTATTTCTTTCCTATTCATCCGGTGAGAGTCACGCCGCTTGAACCCAGCCGCGCGGTAGGGCCTGCAGGGATGGCGGCGCTGCTCAGCGAGGTCATATGGGTATGGATTCCCTGCCTGGTCTTTCTGGCAGGGCAAAGATTGGCGGGTAAGCGTGTGAGGCGATCTCTCGACTAG
- a CDS encoding DnaJ domain-containing protein: MVRLDYYYVLGVSRGATDEAIKKAYRKLVFEYHPDRNPGSKEAEAKIREINAAYEIIGDADARKNYDRLNWGDEVRDDVVDVSVILEEMEKKLFDEGRKELFAVLIRNVARIKEELALIRERTVAQQGYDSFKEEVVQERGAEVMSELTTAEMDGRLKRLVDVATQMMVTQGVVGKHDESGIGALRGRLRERFREGRLHGFASALELLYERR, from the coding sequence ATGGTACGGCTCGATTACTATTATGTTCTCGGCGTTTCACGTGGCGCCACCGACGAGGCCATCAAGAAGGCGTATCGGAAACTGGTATTCGAATATCATCCCGACCGCAATCCCGGTAGCAAGGAAGCCGAAGCGAAGATCCGGGAAATTAATGCGGCCTACGAGATCATTGGTGATGCGGACGCTCGAAAAAACTATGATCGTCTGAATTGGGGGGATGAAGTTCGTGATGATGTGGTCGACGTCTCCGTCATTCTCGAGGAAATGGAGAAGAAGCTGTTCGACGAAGGACGAAAAGAATTATTTGCCGTCCTTATCAGGAACGTCGCGAGAATCAAGGAAGAACTCGCTTTAATCCGCGAACGGACGGTGGCCCAGCAAGGGTATGATTCGTTTAAAGAGGAGGTCGTTCAGGAACGGGGGGCGGAGGTGATGTCGGAATTGACGACGGCGGAGATGGACGGACGCCTGAAACGGCTCGTGGACGTGGCGACACAGATGATGGTCACCCAAGGGGTCGTTGGCAAGCACGACGAAAGCGGCATTGGGGCTCTACGCGGGCGTTTGCGTGAACGGTTCCGGGAAGGACGGCTCCACGGATTTGCATCCGCGTTGGAGCTTCTGTATGAGCGGCGGTAA
- a CDS encoding amidohydrolase family protein translates to MPMIAISHVRLIDGTGQVTERATVLVRHAKIQAAGSVRQVSVPHGALRINGRGLTVLPGLIDCHVHLCLGGEADVVAALEQDSPALTLLKSSRHARQTIEAGFTTVRDVGSRDHSIFALQRSIDQSLLPGPRIVGSGLAICMVGGHARFIGREASGVEQVRAIAREQLAAGAGLIKVIASGGVLTPGTSPDQAQMTMEELTAAVETARASGKKVAAHSHGSAGIKQAVSAGVHSIEHATLLDDEAGGLLKRHGVYVVPTLSALATTAATRRGCGIPDSVRDKAKAMTKRHQRSFQQAHTGGLRIAMGTDAGTPFNYHGENAQELERMVAFGMSPMEAILASTSEAARLIGIEGSVGTVEPGKLADLLLVEGNPLRKIEILRDRSRIVGVMKDGVFVAGPLAAKSRAS, encoded by the coding sequence ATGCCGATGATTGCCATTAGCCATGTACGCCTGATTGATGGAACCGGTCAGGTAACGGAACGGGCGACCGTATTGGTGCGACACGCCAAAATCCAGGCGGCGGGGTCGGTTCGGCAGGTGTCGGTTCCTCACGGGGCCCTTCGTATCAACGGGCGGGGACTGACGGTGCTGCCGGGTCTGATCGACTGCCACGTGCATCTATGCCTGGGGGGAGAGGCCGACGTCGTCGCGGCGCTCGAACAGGACAGCCCTGCTCTCACCCTGCTTAAGTCCTCCCGGCATGCCCGACAGACCATTGAGGCAGGATTCACCACGGTACGGGATGTGGGATCGCGCGACCACTCCATATTCGCGCTTCAGCGGTCGATCGACCAGTCTCTGCTGCCCGGTCCCCGCATCGTTGGGTCCGGACTGGCGATTTGTATGGTCGGCGGCCATGCGCGGTTCATCGGACGGGAAGCGAGCGGCGTGGAACAAGTCCGGGCTATCGCCAGGGAACAACTGGCAGCTGGAGCCGGACTGATCAAGGTGATTGCCTCCGGCGGGGTGTTGACACCGGGAACGTCACCGGACCAAGCGCAGATGACCATGGAAGAACTAACCGCTGCAGTCGAGACGGCCCGTGCATCAGGGAAAAAAGTCGCAGCTCATTCGCACGGGTCGGCGGGAATCAAACAGGCGGTTTCCGCAGGAGTTCATTCAATCGAACATGCCACCCTTCTGGACGACGAGGCCGGCGGGCTGTTGAAACGGCACGGAGTGTATGTGGTGCCGACATTGTCCGCGCTTGCCACGACGGCGGCCACGCGACGGGGATGCGGCATCCCCGACAGCGTGCGCGACAAGGCCAAAGCGATGACCAAACGGCATCAACGAAGTTTTCAACAGGCGCACACAGGCGGGCTGAGAATTGCCATGGGCACGGATGCCGGAACCCCGTTCAACTATCACGGAGAGAATGCCCAGGAGCTCGAACGGATGGTGGCTTTCGGGATGAGTCCGATGGAAGCGATCCTCGCCTCTACATCGGAGGCCGCCCGATTGATAGGCATCGAGGGCTCCGTGGGAACGGTTGAGCCGGGCAAACTGGCCGATCTGCTTCTCGTGGAAGGCAACCCGCTCCGCAAGATCGAGATCCTTCGAGACCGCAGCCGCATCGTCGGAGTGATGAAAGACGGAGTGTTCGTGGCCGGTCCGCTGGCCGCGAAGAGCAGAGCTTCTTAG